The DNA region CATTAACGCGGGTCACATCAGAATATAACtaagggtgcgttcgttttctgaggtctaaagtttagaggggtcacatcaaagagaatcttatcatttagaagtattaaataaagtctaattacaaaactaattgcagaaccctagggctaattcgcaagacgaatctaatgaggtatattagtccatgattagcggatgattactgtagcatcactgtggcaaattatggattaattaggctcattaaatttgtctcgcgaattagcacctatctgtgcaaaaggttttgtaattagactttatttaatacttctaaatgataagattctttttgatgtgatgggtctaaaatttagagggtaggaaaagAACATGGCCtaagggtgcgttcgttttctaccctctaaactttagacccgtcacatcaaagagaatcttgtcatttaaaaatattaaataaagtctaattataaaattttttgcatagatgggtgctaattcgcgagataaatttaatgagcctaattaatccataatttgccacattgatgctacagtaatcatccgctaatcatgatctaatatacctcattagattcgtctcgcgaattagcccgggggttctgcaattagttttgtaattagactttatttaatacttataaatgacaagattctctttgatgtgataggTCTAAACTTTAAACCCTAGAAAACGAATACACCCTAAACTACGATCGTGGACTTTCCCGGCTCGGAGCCAAAGGCCAAGAGACAAGCGACTGTGCAGAGCTAGCTAGAGCGACATCCTGAGAAAAGCCGGCCAGCAAAATGGACATCTTCACAGCCTGCTCTATCTGTCTACCAAATTCGACGCGCAAGTACGTTGACACTATGGCTCAAGTACTGGATCGAGGCGGGCGCCGTGCATGCTCTCCTCCATCGGCCTCTACTCGGCTGTCAGCTATGCAAGTTGCGCAGAGTGACGCTCATGTGTGCATGCCCGTGCAGTTTGCATCTCAAGAGATTTTGTTCAGAATAAGATTTCGAGCATATATCCCCATCTCCCAAATTCTACCCCACATTTGTTTCTAGTACTTTACTCTCAAAGCAGGTAGCAGCGCTGTTATTACTgtcaggaggaagaagaagacgcTCGTCGCCGCTGATAGTCCTGCGAGCCCGCCCGCGTCTTGAACGCCTCCACGATCTCGTCGCTCCTCGGCACCCATCCCGCACGCTGCACCGGACGGCGGCTGCGACCGTCACCGAATCGCGCCTCCCACGCGTACATGTACATCCAAGCTCCGTTGCCGTCGCGGACCTCGAGCGTCCCGCGCCACGCCAGGCGGCATCCATGGGCTCCCCGCGCCGGCGACGCCCACCGGCCGGGATAGTGCGGGAACGTGCAGGTCTGATCGCCGGGCGCGCAGAACGGGAAACCAGCGCTCCCCGTCCCGGGGCGTCTCCGCGTGCCGCGCGCGACGACGAACGCCGGACTCTGGGGTGGTTCGTGGTCGGTATTCCATCTACCGTCCAGCCAGGGTGGACGGTagatgaaataccgtccaccccttgGCCCCTTGTGGCCGTTGGATTAGGCCTGTGCGGCCAAGATGTACCTGAACAGACGGTCCTCGCGCGCTGAACAAGTGAGCTAGCGCCGTCCAGGAATGGCCGTCCTGTGCGTCCGCGCGGTACCTCCGCCGCGTTCGTTGAGCCTGCCAGAGCCGGAGACCTCCGGGACGAGCTGGGCGGTCAAGAAGCCGTCGACGCGTGGTCTGTTGATCcagggccgcgccgccgtccagcGTAGCTCATGGCCGCCGACGCCTGTAACTCGAGCTGCTTATGGCGCCGTTCGTCCGGGCCGTCCCGGAGTCGCTCGCCTCCGCCGAGCTGTCCATGGCGATGCCGGGCAACGGCGGGTGCGTCGTGTGGGTGGACGGTGGACTGCGCGTTCGGTCCGTTCGACGGGTCCCTGAAGGGCACGTGGAAGTACGTCTGCGGAGCCTTAAGCACCGCGGCCTTCCCGGCGCTCCGGCTACCTCACGCAGCCGGTGGTCCCCCGCCGTGTCCTGCGGCGGCGCCAGGGTCGCGAAGATCGTCACGTTCAACCCAGCGGTGTCGTTCCAGAGCTACACGGGGCTGGGCGTCGTCAGGTGGTCCGCCGTGGCTCGCCGTTCCTGGTGATGTCCGGGGTCGCCGTGCCCAGGATCCTGCCGCGCCGGTTGGGCGCGGCGCGACCGCCGGTGAAAAGGACTGAAAGCTCTTCCCTAACAGGCTGGAGAGAGTAAGAAGAGGCACCGAAGGGGCGCCAGGCCtgaggcggcgctccggcgagccgcGGCGGAGGACGGGAGATTGAGATCGCGAGTTTTCAAGAGGCACCGTGGACTGGATCACCATTATATATTAATTGCGAACCGCCCCCTGTTTATTTATATATAGTCTcctaatttggatcgcgacTATTTGCAAAATAGCCTCTAGATTTTATAAATAATTGCCTAATTCAGATCGCGATTatgaatcgcgatccgaatattttcaGAATACCCCCTTCATTTTGCATATAACCCCCTAGAGCGGCTTACCTCCTCGCCGGCATGGCGGCGCCTCCCGCGCACCTTCGCCTCGCGCGCCCGCGCCTTCGGCAGGCTATGGGCCAGCGTCGCCGCCACGGGCGCGATCTTCCTGGGCATGTCCTTCTCCTGATATCCTGCCTCACCAGCATAGTCGTGGCGTCCAACTTCCTTTTACGGCCTCGGGATTGCTTCTCGAGCTCGCCGCCTTCGTCTAGCTCCGATCCAAGTCCAGCGGCCCGCTCTGCCGCGGCCTTAACGCATGCCCATGCGCACGGTCGAAGGTCGCGGCGACGTGCGGCGAGCCGTCAGCGTTCCTGATGCTCGTCATGGCCGCGGTCACCGTGTCCGGCGTCGTGGTGTCCTACGTCATGGCGTTCTGCAAGGCCAGGGAATGCCATGGTGTTCGAAGGTTCTCATGGTTGTAAGGGAGGCAAGGTTGCTGATGCTTGAAGCTGAATATCCGGACTTCGGAGGCTGCAGCTGGATCTCAAAAGAGAGCAAAGTCCAATAAACGTAACGTGAAATCTCCTAGGATCAAATTGCACTCAGAAAAGGTGTACAGTACAGAAAAGCAGGCACTGCAGTTGATTACACAAACGGATTCAGTTTATTTACTAGCGTAATTGTTGCTATTCTTTCTAGCTTATGAGTCAAATTAAAGATGGTTCCACTTAGTACAAAACTAGAAATGCTTACATTTTGGATTAGAAATGCATGTATTTTGGATTAGAAATGATTACACAAACGGCTGAGGTCAGGTGGGAATCGTAGTAGTAGTTGCAAGAAGCGTAACGTTGATGAGGTAAACCAGAAAACGGTGGTGAGTGGTGACGCCGGAAGATATGGTTCACTGCTAACAACTTGATATGATTACCACCAGTAAACAAGAACGCATTTATCCCCTTCAAAAAAAGAGAACATTTATAATAATTACAGGGCTCAAAAAAGAGGGTTTTTATTGTATAATTGTATTAAGTTCCCCCTACTGTATGCGAAACAATTTTAAGCTTTAAAAGTTGCATATGGATGATACGGAACTGGCCGCCCTGGTCACTTTAGTATTCCATCTTGTTCTGCAATCTGCACAAATAAAAGCCATCTGCAGAGGGAACCAGGCCTACTCCCGCAGTCCCACTACCGATTTGCCAAAGATGATAACGCAGGGAATCCAATCCAGCGACGACAGGGCCTCGCCAGTTCACTCCAACGCGTCTCCCGCCAAACCTGAAAGCTTCGCCGGCGACGCAACCCACCTCCCAGTCACCGCCTTGGCCGGTGGAGGCGCCGGCCAAGAACGAGGCCCGAACAAGCTGACCCTGCTCCCTCtcatcttcctcatcttcttccagGTCGCCGGCGGGCCATATGGCGCCGAGCCCGCCGTGCAAGCCGCCGGCCCGCTCTTCGCCCTCCTCGGCTTCCTGGTGTTCCCCTTCGTCTGGGCCGTCCCCGAGTCCCTAGTCACCGCTGAGCTGTCGACGGCGATGCCGGGCAACGGCGGGTACGTCTTGTGGGTGGGCCGCGCGTTCGGCCCGTTCGCCGGCTCCCTGATGGGGACGTGGAAGTACGTGTGCGCCGCCATCGGCGCGGCCGCTTTCCCCGCGCTCTGCTCCGACTACCTCGTGCGGGCGGCCCCCGCCGTGtcaggcggcggcgcccgcgcggCGACCATCGTCACGTTCAACGTCGCCCTGACGCTCCTGAGCTGCACGGGGCTGAGCGTCGTCGGCTGGACGGCCGTGGCCCTGGGCCTCGCGGCGCTGTCGCCGTTCGTTGTGATGGTCGGCGTCGCGCTGCCGAAGATCCGGCCGCGGCGGTGGGGGGCGACCGCCCGCGCGAAGGACTGGAAGCTCCTGCTGAACACGCTGTTCTGGAACCTGAACGGCTGGGACAGCGTGAGCACGATGGCCGGCGAGGTGGAGCGGCCCGGGAGGACGTTCCCCGCGGCGCTGGTCTCGGCCGTGTGCATAGGGTCGCTCGGGTACCTGCTGCCGCTCATGGCGGCCACCGGCGCCGTCGATGCGCCGCCGGAGGCCTGGGGAGACGGCTACTTCGCCGACGCTGCAGGTAACTTCATGTCGCTTCCACGGCCAGTGGCCACAATGTTACTGTTGAATTTTCTCGTTGTCTTTGTCGCGTTGTCAGCGTGCGTCGCGTCAGGATTAGATTCATGGACTTCTACGGCTTGTTGGCCAAGACCAACAGAGACAACAG from Panicum hallii strain FIL2 chromosome 9, PHallii_v3.1, whole genome shotgun sequence includes:
- the LOC112873732 gene encoding probable polyamine transporter At3g13620 — protein: MDDTELAALVTLVFHLVLQSAQIKAICRGNQAYSRSPTTDLPKMITQGIQSSDDRASPVHSNASPAKPESFAGDATHLPVTALAGGGAGQERGPNKLTLLPLIFLIFFQVAGGPYGAEPAVQAAGPLFALLGFLVFPFVWAVPESLVTAELSTAMPGNGGYVLWVGRAFGPFAGSLMGTWKYVCAAIGAAAFPALCSDYLVRAAPAVSGGGARAATIVTFNVALTLLSCTGLSVVGWTAVALGLAALSPFVVMVGVALPKIRPRRWGATARAKDWKLLLNTLFWNLNGWDSVSTMAGEVERPGRTFPAALVSAVCIGSLGYLLPLMAATGAVDAPPEAWGDGYFADAAGVIAGEWLKYWIEVGAAVSSVGLYSATLSSASYLLAGMAELGHLPSPLAARAPRFGTPWASIAATGAVALGMSFLSFDSIVAVTNFLYGLGMLLEFAAFLWLRARRPGLPRPYRAPAGAAGAAVVCAVPAVFLVLVMAVAGWKVCAAGAGFTAAGVAVYYLMRFCRARGCVEFARPEGEGGERGGCESGKEGQHGDA